Within the Nerophis ophidion isolate RoL-2023_Sa linkage group LG01, RoL_Noph_v1.0, whole genome shotgun sequence genome, the region ctgcgcttcaaagatatctgcaagcgggacatgaaagccctggacataaacactgaacattgggaagatgtagcggctgaccgcagcaaatggcgcagtgtccttcacaaacagctgaagactggcgaggaaaagatccatgccacagccaatgaaaaaagaaccaagcggaagacaagcactcctgcagttgcgccttccagctctacatctgcagtaaatgcggccgtgtttgcctctcccacatcggactcatcagccacagcaggcgttgtcgctgagtttaaacttgacctctggactggcgcagtatccatagtcgttacgactgacggaggcctttgatatgatatatatatatatatatatatatatatatatatataggctctatgtgtgaatgtgagtgtgaatgttctctatctgtgttggccctgcaatgagatagcgacttgtccagggtgtacaccgccttccgcctgattgtagctgagataagcgccagcgccccccgcggccccaaagggaataagcggtaggaaatggatgtatgtatatatatttatatgtacgtagtatatatatatatatatatatatatatatatatatatatatatatatatatatacatacatacatatatatatatatatatatatatatatatatatatatatatatatatatatgtttgtacgaagtatatatgtatatatatactatatatatatttactatgtgtatatatatatatatacaatatgtatatatatccatccatccatccatcatcttccgcttatccgaggtcgggtcgcgggggcaacagcctaagcagggaaacccagacttccctctccccagccacttcgtctagctcttcccgggggatcccgaggcgttcccaggccagccgggagacatagtcttcccaatgtgtcctgggtcttccccgtggcctcctaccggttggacgtgccctaaacacctcccaagggaggcgttcgggtggcatcctgaccagatgcccgaaccacctcatctggctcctctcgatgtgaaggagcagcggctttactttgagttcctcccggatggcagagcttctcaccctatctctaagggagaaacccgccacacggcggaggaaactcatttcggccgcttgtacccgtgatcttatcctttcggtcatgacccaaagctcatgaccataggtgaggatgggaacgtagatcgaccggtaaattgagagctttaccttccggctcagctccttcttcaccacaacggatctgtacaacgtccgcattactgaggacgccgcaccgatccgcctgtcgatctcacgatccactcttccctcactcgtgaacaagactcctaggtacttgaactcctccacttggggcagggtctcctccccaacccggagatgatctcctgatgattgagggaacccctcatgaaacaggtctgtagagatgaagtagtcttgtgattttttcccacacctacatattgcgctctaccacggtatcgagcactattctctggataatccaatcaagacatatatatatatatatatatatatatatatacacacacacacacatatatatatacatatatatatatacatatatatgtgtatatatatatagatatacatatatgtatatatatatatatatatatatatatatatatatatatatatatatatatatacatatatgtatatcttgcaacttgaattacaacattatattttgtaacataccaaacggtgtcatttctcttaatatctcattgacaaaattattcaaccccttgaagatcataactcttaagaacagaatttgaataaggtcttttcaatcaggtgttgaaaacacctgtagatgtgattagaaccataacgagcaacaattaaactgtttgaaaaagactgtgacgctcagcttcttgtagatggtcaatggtgtatttgcaacatggtgaagtccagggagttgtcaaagaagtcaagagaggaggtaatttatcttcataagaaaggatatggatataagaaaatagcaaacacattacacattccaagagacaccgctgggagcataattcgcaagtttaaagctaaaggcacagtggaaacactacctgggcgtggtagaaagaggatgctgtgtgcaactgctgtccggtatttgaagcgtacagtggtgaaaaacccccgggtaacagctgaggaactacaacaggacattgcagaggggggaacgcaggtttcgtcccagacaataaggcgatgaaggcctccatgccagaactcccaagcgcaccccacttctgactaccaggcacaagaaaaatagactccagtatgccaaaaatcatcaggacgaaccccaaaggttttgggaaactgttctgtggagtgatgagacaaaactggaactcttggggcctatgaatcaaccttatgtctggaggagaaaaaatgaagcttacaaagagaagaacaccttgcctactgttaagcatggtgggggatcaatcatgctctggggctgtttctctgcctcaggtaccgggaatctccagcgcgttcaaggcattatgaattctatttcctagcaggatatattagctgcaaatgtcatgaagtcagtgacgaagctgaggcttgggagacgttggaccttccaacaggacaaggatcccaagcatacctccaaatcaacatcagaatggTTGCAGAAGAAGAGCTGGAAGACtgtggagtggccttcacagtcgccagacctaaatcctctagaaaagctgtggtgggacttgaagaaggcagctGCAGCACGCAAGctcaagaatatgaatgaactggaggcctttgcccaagaggaatgggctaaaatacctgtagatgcttgcaagaagcttgtgtccgcttatgtatcacctttgaaggatgtcattcctgccaaagggtgttctactaagtactaaagatgcatggaactagggggttgaatcattttgtcaatgagatattaagaaaaatgcccttttttggtattttgtaaaatgcagttttacaatttaagttgcatttgtctatttgacacatctttatttgatatgactataaacaaaatacggaataaatgtccaacttgctaaaacacccaaattgtgtgggggttgaatcattttgatcacaactgtaaatgcCAGCAAAAACCTCACAAATGTCATCAGGTCTTTCTGGTCTTCGGAAGGAGCAACCAAGCACTACAAGTATCATCTAACTTATTATTCAAGAAAGTTTCAGGTACGCAGAGGACATGGGGTCATGAGGACATGAGCTTATACTCCAaatcaggggtgctcacactttttctgcaggtgagctacttttctattgaccaagtcgaggaggtctacctcattcatatttatattttatatttatttattcatgaaagagacatttttgttaacaagttaatggtgtttaatgacaatacaagcatgtttaacacacatagattcctttctttcatgaagacaagaatataagttggtgtattacctgattctgatgacttgcattgattggaatcagacagtggtgctgataacgtccgcattttcaaacggaggagaaaaaagttgtcctttctgtccaataccacatgaaagtggttggtttttggcatctaatttgtccaacttgcacactcgtttttaaacactttgttatgagagtagcatatgtgtgtggccctttaatgtctggcagcaggtgagtgacgtcagtgactgtgcgggtgggcaagcaagtgagaaagcggtcgctgagggcgggggagaaatacattggcatcaaactctgtagcttgctagcttgtgcacgctagctttctgagacttttattttgatagcacaggcaggatgaaacaggtcttttatggtgaagacaggaactgtgcagtcgctctttagagttttgacagcaggttcGGCCCAAGAGTccgttgaaataaagtgtttcaatccgtcctgtcagtgatttctttcttaaagtggaacattatcagcagacctatgtaagcgtcaatatataccttgatggtgcagaaaaaagaccatctatttttttaaccgatttccgaactctaaatgggtgaattttggcgaactaaacgcctttctgtatatcgctctggaggggatgacgtcagaatgtgacgtcgccgaggtaatacagccgccattttcattttcaacacattacaaacaccgggtctcagccctgttattttccgttttttcgactattttttggaaccttggagacatcatgcctggtgggtgtgttgtcggagggtgtaacaacactaacagggagggattcaagttgcaccactggcccgaagatgccaaagtgtctgccgccagacccccattgaatgtaccaaagtgtctccccatttgaccggcgatgacagacatggcacagagatgtatggataacctgcaggtgcatttgcaacgataaagtcaactaaatcacaaaggtgagttttgttgatgttgacttatgtgctaatcagacatatttggtcgcggcgtgactgccagttaatcaatgctaacatgctacgctaatcgacgctaacatgctatctaccggctgtgctaaagcagacatggcacagagatgtatggataacctgcagatgcatttgtaacgaaaaagtcacagtaatcacaaaggtgagttttgttgatgttgactgccagctaatcgacgctaacatgctacgctaatcgatgctaacttgctatttaccggcggtgctaaagcagacatggcacagagatgtatggataacctgcagatgcatttgcaactatattacgtttccttccacccacatttaatgtgaaaaaaaaacacttaccaatcgacggatttaagttgctccagtgtcaaaagatgcgaaagtcctgatcgtttggtccgcacattttaccggcgatgctaacgcagctattcggccatgctatggctatgaatagcgtcaatagctattcgctcaatagcttcagtttcttcttcaacactttcatactccaaccatctgtttcaatacatgcgtaatctgttgaatcgcttaagtcgctggaatccgagtttgaatccgagctaatgtcactatatcttgctgtggtattcccattgtttgtttacattggcagcactgtatgacgtcacagggaaatggatagtggcatcgcaaatagcgaaaatcaagcactttaaagcttttttaagggatattcggagaccggtaaaattttgagaaaaacttcaaaaaatacaacatgccactaggaactgatttttattgtttttaacccttttgaaattgtgataatgttcccctttaataatgaactggcagcagccagcgtcatctcacaagatcctcggttgccgagaatgtcaaacaactgacgaaagttaAGTctcggtgaagattgatgatcgctcatttttatgtctgtttttttaatgcctggcttgagatcgactgacacaccctccgcgatcgaccggtagctcgcgatcgacgtaatgcccacccctgctccaGTTAATACCAATTTGAGCGGACCTCTCAGATATTTTGAACAACAACAAACTTCATTTATGAAGAGTTCCTGGGTTTGCCTCAAACTTCGGCTGCTGATTCGTTATTTTCCCTTGTGTGTTTTTAAGTGTCTTAGTGCGACAGTATTATAACGGAAGCTTTGATtgcaaactgaacaactaaatggtttttctccagtgtgtttcatgttgtgttgAACCAATCCTTGTCTGGAAAAAAAGCTTTTACCACAGTCCGAACAATTAAATTGattctctcctgtgtgtgttctcatgtgctgAGTCAAATAGCTGTTTCGTGAAAAGCTCTTCGCACAAACTGAGCAACTAAATGCTTTTGGATCattgtgtgttatcatgtgttgTGTCAATTGCCACATTGTAGCAAAGCTTTTAGCGCAAACTGAGCAACGGAATGGTTTTTCTCCTGTATGAGTTCTTATGTGTTTGGTCAAACTGCTCTTTAgagaaaagcttttgccgcaATCTGAACAATTAAAGtttttttctcccgtgtgtgttctcatgtgtggaACCATGTGATTCTTTTGAGAAAAAcctttaccacaaactgaacaattaaatgttttttctcctgtgtgtgttctcatgtggccGGTCACACTACTCTTTTGAGTAAATCTTTTACCGCAAACTGAACAAGTaaatggtttttctccggtgtgcgttCTCGCGTGTTTAGTCAAACTGCTCTTTAGAGAAAAGCTGTGTCTGCAAACCGAACAAGTAAAtcttttttctccagtgtgtgttgtcatgtgttttgtcaaactgctgttttgagaaaAGCTTCTACCGCAAACTGAACATGTATATGGTTTTTccccagtgtgcgttctcatgtgacTAATCAAATTGCCCTTATGAGAAAAGCTTTTTGGACAAACTGAACAGCGCAAATATTTTTTACTCATGTTAATTTTAGAGTTTCCAGAGTGTTTTTTGTTCACCGAACAGTTAAATGTTTGTTCTCCTGTGTGTgctctcatgtgttgagtcaaattgctCTTTTCAGCAAAGCTTTTAGCACAAACTGAGCAGCTCAAACATGTTTTACCTCTCTTCTTTGAAGAGCTttcagagtgtttgttgtcagtgtgagtcctcatatcaccttcacagtctgtatcgctgctcaaaggttcttcaaactcattttcagcctcactatctgatagtggagctaagaggttgtctggttgtggtttctcttcatcatcttcagtcttcacagagacaacagtcagtggaaaatTAATGAGATCAGCTTCCTGTGGTACTaaaagacactctccctcctgaatgatccagagttcctcctcttcctttttaatgcggggtggttgtggagtctcctgcttcaaagtggagtCCTGCCCCTGCGACTGAGATGGAAGTTCTTGTGGATGACCAATCAGCTGGTATAAGTCTGCAGGAaacaaacaacacaaacacactttaGCTCAGACATGATCCATGAGAGGTTTCTCCTTGAACTCACTACAATCTACGTCATTGTGAGTTTAGGTAAATGGCTTTACTCAGTAAAACCTTTAAGACAAACTGAGCAgttcaactgtttttttttacctctcttctttgtagagcattcagagtgtttgttgtcagtgtgagtcctcatatccctttcacagtctgtatcgctgttCAAAGGTTTttcaacctcgtcttcagcctcactatctgatagtggagctaagaggttgtccacttgtggtttctcttcatcatcttcagtcttcacagagacaacagtcagtggcaacttggtgtaatcagcttcctctcgtcctagaagacactctccctcctgagtgatgcagagttcctcctcttcctttttaatgcagggtggttgtggagtctcctgcttcaaagtggagctcccaGCCGGCAACGGAGTGAGAAGTTCTTCTGGATGACTaatcagctgctggacgtctgcaggacacaaacaaCACAAACTCACTTCAGCTCAGACATGATCCATGAGATGTTTCTCCTTGAAGCCGCTACCCACTTCCTTCTAtgtaaagaggaacattatcagcagacctatgtaagcgtcaatatataccttgatggtgcagaaaaaagaccatctgtttttttaaccgatttccgaactccaaaagggtgaatttggcgatttaaacacctttcaattgttcgctgtcagagcgatgacttttcacccgtgacgttacaatgggaagcaatcctccattttctcaaacacattacacacaccaagtcaaatcagctgttattttccgttttttcgactgttttccgtaccttggagacatcatgcctcgtcggtgtaacaacactaacagggacggattcaagttgacttacgtggagtttgcatcgattagcatggcatgctaatcgatgctatcatagcagaaatggcaagaatgtgtttatatcctgcgacactcaaagcagattcatttccaacgataaagtcaacgaaatgttgatgttattgacttatgtgctaatcagacatatttggtcacggcatgactgccagctaatcgatgctaacatgctatttaggctgcacatttgtagctatatttgcatccagcctttccctccacccgcatttaaagccaaacaaacacataccaatcgacgggtttaagttgctccagtggtcaaaagatgcaatcgttggttagaaggcgatcgccaaataggttcaatagctattcgctcaatagcttcagtttcttcttcaatttcttttcgctatctgcctccatactccaaccatccgtttcaatacatgcgtaatctgttgaatcgcttaagcagctgaaatccgagtctgaatccgagctaatgtcgctatatcttgctgttctatacgccatgtttgtttgtattggcatcactatgtgacgtcacaggaaaatggacggggggatttacagatagcgaaaatcaggcactttaaaggggaacattatcagcagacctatgtaagcgtcaatatataccttgatggtgcagaaaaaagaccatctatttttttaac harbors:
- the LOC133563702 gene encoding gastrula zinc finger protein XlCGF57.1-like encodes the protein MDDYCCAKMATSCQRETERESTSRKKTETADKDVQQLISHPEELLTPLPAGSSTLKQETPQPPCIKKEEEELCITQEGECLLGREEADYTKLPLTVVSVKTEDDEEKPQVDNLLAPLSDSEAEDEVEKPLNSDTDCERDMRTHTDNKHSECSTKKRDLYQLIGHPQELPSQSQGQDSTLKQETPQPPRIKKEEEELWIIQEGECLLVPQEADLINFPLTVVSVKTEDDEEKPQPDNLLAPLSDSEAENEFEEPLSSDTDCEGDMRTHTDNKHSESSSKKRGKTCLSCSVCAKSFAEKSNLTQHMRAHTGEQTFNCSVNKKHSGNSKINMSKKYLRCSVCPKSFSHKGNLISHMRTHTGEKPYTCSVCGRSFSQNSSLTKHMTTHTGEKRFTCSVCRHSFSLKSSLTKHARTHTGEKPFTCSVCGKRFTQKSSVTGHMRTHTGEKTFNCSVCGKGFSQKNHMVPHMRTHTGEKNFNCSDCGKSFSLKSSLTKHIRTHTGEKPFRCSVCAKSFATMWQLTQHMITHNDPKAFSCSVCAKSFSRNSYLTQHMRTHTGENQFNCSDCGKSFFSRQGLVQHNMKHTGEKPFSCSVCNQSFRYNTVALRHLKTHKGK